The following proteins are co-located in the Candidatus Methylomirabilota bacterium genome:
- a CDS encoding nitrite/sulfite reductase, which produces IVRVFDRLGNRENRNRARMKFVMQEFGVEKFRKLVFKERTGLKLTMAGKLSPVIIREENPPAGRPTPVSLPDLDNPAYERWRRTNVRPQKQPGYVMVTVRLDLGDITALQLRLLAFCAREFGDGTVRTTNQQNFLLRWVPAGVVVALYRVLRRADVARPGAERLIDITACPGADTCQLGITSSRGLAMAIGRVVEEKHPDLVEEVGGRIKISGCPNSCGQHHMATIGFYGGSKKFSGRQAPTYQMFLGGAWGDGTARFGKPTLRIPAKNIPMAIDRLLQIYKANRENCEVLITFLDRFGSGRVAEILAEFTQLPAYEEAPDGFRDWGAEEAFQPKTGAGECAV; this is translated from the coding sequence CATTGTCCGGGTCTTTGACCGATTGGGCAACCGGGAGAACCGCAACAGGGCGCGGATGAAGTTTGTCATGCAGGAGTTCGGCGTGGAGAAGTTCCGGAAGCTGGTCTTCAAAGAGCGGACCGGCCTCAAGCTCACCATGGCCGGAAAACTTTCTCCCGTAATCATCCGAGAAGAGAACCCCCCGGCCGGAAGGCCTACACCAGTGAGCCTTCCGGATCTCGATAACCCTGCCTATGAGCGCTGGCGGCGTACCAACGTCCGACCCCAGAAGCAGCCGGGCTACGTTATGGTAACGGTCCGTTTGGATCTCGGCGATATCACGGCTCTTCAGCTTCGGCTCCTGGCCTTCTGTGCCCGAGAGTTTGGCGACGGCACCGTCAGGACCACAAACCAACAAAACTTTCTCCTCAGGTGGGTCCCGGCCGGCGTCGTCGTCGCGCTGTACCGGGTCCTTCGCCGTGCTGATGTGGCCCGCCCCGGGGCTGAGCGGCTCATCGACATCACGGCCTGCCCCGGCGCAGACACGTGCCAGCTCGGGATCACCTCTTCCCGGGGGCTGGCGATGGCGATCGGCAGGGTGGTGGAAGAAAAGCACCCGGACCTGGTGGAGGAGGTGGGCGGACGGATCAAGATCTCCGGCTGCCCGAACTCCTGCGGCCAACACCATATGGCCACCATTGGGTTCTACGGCGGGTCCAAGAAATTCAGCGGGCGGCAGGCCCCGACCTATCAGATGTTCCTGGGAGGAGCGTGGGGGGATGGCACCGCCCGGTTCGGCAAGCCTACTCTGAGGATCCCGGCGAAGAACATCCCGATGGCCATTGACAGGCTCCTCCAGATCTATAAGGCGAACCGGGAAAACTGCGAGGTCCTTATCACCTTTCTGGATCGTTTCGGATCGGGTCGAGTGGCGGAGATCCTGGCCGAGTTCACCCAGCTACCCGCCTATGAAGAGGCCCCAGATGGGTTCCGGGATTGGGGGGCGGAAGAGGCCTTCCAGCCCAAGACGGGCGCCGGTGAGTGCGCGGTGTAG